A single window of Candoia aspera isolate rCanAsp1 chromosome 3, rCanAsp1.hap2, whole genome shotgun sequence DNA harbors:
- the NCF2 gene encoding neutrophil cytosol factor 2, with protein sequence MSLVETIRLWSEGVSAADRKDWTAALEAFMSVQNPSSKICFNIGCIHLIMGNLEEAQQAFIRSTDHDKHLAVAYFQRGAVAYQMENYESAINDLKEALAQLRGNDLIDYKILGLQFKLLACELLYNIALAYAKLEDWKKAEEHLTRAVKQRVGSRHNKLDKAMESILKQRLFEPIVIPEGKLFRPNEKQVAQLEKKDYLGKATVVASVIDNDDFSGFAPLQPQASDPPPRPKTPEVLRALQGQPHRVLYEFIPETSEELQVLPGNIVFVLKKEKDNWATVVFNGKKGIVPCNYLEPMELQNQFTFQEENNEDLDIPAPPSIAAPEFPTMLSPSHRRGLKFDALPTPYIIKVHYKFTIALHVSPDLSYCNLLEKVCKKLELFPQHTTLSYQTTDGKDQVLNEDSMTTLWNHAKNNCLTLWCTTNEISKDDLRMEDGEEVQQKILRETESNQVKALYTYEANQPEDLEFQKGDIIVVLAKVNEEWLEGTCNGKVGIFPKAFTEEYHSQNQETNSEG encoded by the exons ATGTCACTTGTGGAGACCATCCGGCTTTGGAGTGAAGGGGTGTCTGCTGCAGATCGCAAGGATTGGACAGCAGCCCTTGAAGCCTTCATGTCTGTTCAAAACCCTTCTTCCAAAATCTGCTTTAACATTGGCTGCATCCACCTGATCATGGGAAATTTGGAAGAGGCACAACAG GCCTTTATCAGGAGCACAGACCATGACAAGCACTTAGCGGTGGCCTATTTTCAGCGAGGAGCTGTGGCTTACCAGATGGAAAA TTATGAATCAGCTATTAATGACTTAAAAGAGGCCTTGGCTCAACTACGGGGGAATGACCTAATAGATTACAAGATTCTAGGCCTGCAGTTTAAGTTGCTTGCTTGTGAG CTGTTATACAACATTGCTCTTGCCTACGCTAAGCTGGAAGACTGGAAGAAGGCTGAGGAGCATTTGACAAGAGCAGTAAAACAGAGGGTGGGTTCCAGGCACAACAAGCTAGATAAGGCTATGGAATCCATCTTG AAGCAAAGATTGTTTGAGCCCATAGTGATCCCTGAAGGAAAATTATTTCGGCCAAATGAAAAGCAAGTGGCACAGCTGGAGAAGAAAGATTATTTAGGGAAAGCCACG GTTGTGGCATCTGTGATTGACAATGATGACTTTTCAGGTTTTGCTCCTCTTCAGCCCCAG GCATCAGACCCACCTCCCAGACCCAAAACACCAGAAGTCCTCAG GGCACTGCAAGGACAGCCTCACAGAGTCCTGTACGAATTTATTCCTGAAACTTCAGAAGAGCTGCAAGTCCTTCCTGgaaacattgtttttgttttgaagaagGAGAAAGACAACTGGGCCACAGTTGTGTTTAACGGAAAG AAAGGGATTGTGCCTTGTAATTACTTAGAACCAATGGAACTGCAGAACCAGTTTACATTCCAG GAGGAAAACAATGAAGATTTGGACATCCCTGCTCCACCAAGCATTGCtgctccagaattccccaccatgCTTTCCCCAA GTCACAGAAGAGGATTGAAG TTTGATGCATTGCCAACACCCTATATCATCAAGGTGCATTACAAATTCACAATAGCCCTGCATGTGAGTCCTGACCTGTCTTACTGCAACCTTTTAGAGAAGGTGTGCAAGAAACTGGAGCTCTTTCCTCAACACACAACACTGAG CTACCAGACCACAGATGGTAAGGATCAGGTCCTGAATGAAGACAGTATGACAACCTTATGGAATCATGCAAAGAACAATTGCTTGACATTGTGGTGCACCACCAACGAG ATCAGCAAAGATGATTTAAGGATGGAAGATGGTGAGGAGGTTCAGCAGAAAATACTAAGAGAGACTGAATCAAATCAGGTTAAAGCACTATATACTTACGAAGCCAATCAGCCAGAAGATCTGGAGTTTCAGAAAGGGGATATAATTGTTGTTCTGGCTAAAG TGAATGAAGAGTGGTTGGAGGGCACATGCAATGGGAAAGTGGGCATTTTCCCCAAAGCATTCACTGAAGAATACCACAGCCAAAATCAAGAAACTAACTCTGAAGGATAA